A region of Lichenibacterium dinghuense DNA encodes the following proteins:
- a CDS encoding Dps family protein → MATEARDTDPASLNTPNDLGDNGRQAIADSVNKLVADAFVLYTKTKNFHWHMTGPHFRDYHRLLDDHGDAIFATTDPLAERVRKLGKKTIHSMGEMIKISHLSENDSTFVSPLDMLKELMSDNKKMAAAMRETHELCDEHKDVATASLLEEYIDATELRTWFLFETIQGADQSGH, encoded by the coding sequence ATGGCCACCGAGGCCCGCGACACCGACCCCGCCTCCCTGAACACCCCCAACGACCTCGGCGACAACGGCCGCCAGGCCATCGCCGACTCGGTCAACAAGCTCGTGGCCGACGCCTTCGTGCTCTACACGAAGACCAAGAACTTCCACTGGCACATGACGGGCCCGCACTTCCGCGACTACCACCGCCTGCTCGACGACCACGGCGACGCGATCTTCGCCACCACCGACCCGCTGGCCGAGCGCGTGCGCAAGCTCGGCAAGAAGACCATCCACTCCATGGGCGAGATGATCAAGATCTCGCACCTCAGCGAGAACGATTCCACCTTCGTGTCGCCGCTCGACATGCTGAAGGAGCTGATGAGCGACAACAAGAAGATGGCCGCCGCCATGCGCGAGACGCACGAACTCTGCGATGAGCACAAGGACGTGGCCACCGCGAGCCTGCTCGAGGAATATATCGACGCGACCGAGCTGCGCACGTGGTTCCTGTTCGAGACGATCCAGGGCGCCGACCAGTCCGGCCACTGA
- the pdxY gene encoding pyridoxal kinase PdxY, translating into MNILSIQSHVAYGHVGNAAAVFPLQRMGHEVWPIHTVQFSNHTGYGAWRGQVFDAGLIADCVLGLDERGALARCDGVLSGYMGSADTGTAILDALARVRAASPAALYCCDPVIGDTDTGVFVRPGIADFMRERALPAADVLTPNQFELDLLCGGESRSAAGLARALSGLHARGPRAVLVTSHLGETTPADALDLVASGDGGAWRVRTPRLPLSVNGAGDAVAALFFARYLEEGSVPGALAHAASAVFGLLSATLEAGTRELALVAAQDEFVRPSRAFAPEPV; encoded by the coding sequence GTGAACATCCTGTCGATCCAGTCCCACGTCGCCTACGGCCACGTCGGCAACGCGGCCGCGGTGTTCCCGCTGCAGCGGATGGGCCACGAGGTGTGGCCGATCCACACGGTGCAGTTCTCCAACCACACGGGCTACGGCGCCTGGCGCGGCCAGGTGTTCGACGCCGGGCTGATCGCCGACTGCGTGCTCGGCCTCGACGAGCGCGGCGCCCTCGCGCGCTGCGACGGCGTCCTGTCGGGCTACATGGGCTCGGCCGACACGGGGACCGCCATCCTCGACGCCCTCGCCCGCGTGCGCGCCGCGAGCCCTGCGGCGCTCTACTGCTGCGACCCCGTGATCGGCGACACGGACACGGGCGTCTTCGTGCGGCCGGGGATCGCGGACTTCATGCGCGAGCGCGCGCTGCCGGCCGCCGACGTCCTCACGCCCAACCAGTTCGAGCTCGACCTCCTGTGCGGCGGCGAGAGCCGCTCGGCCGCGGGCCTCGCCCGCGCCCTGTCGGGGCTCCACGCGCGCGGGCCGCGCGCCGTGCTGGTGACGTCCCACCTCGGCGAGACCACGCCCGCCGACGCGCTCGACCTCGTCGCGTCCGGCGACGGCGGCGCGTGGCGGGTCCGCACGCCGCGGCTGCCGCTCTCGGTGAACGGCGCCGGCGACGCGGTGGCGGCGCTGTTCTTCGCGCGCTACCTCGAGGAGGGCTCGGTGCCGGGCGCCCTCGCCCACGCGGCCTCGGCGGTGTTCGGCCTGCTCAGCGCCACGCTGGAGGCGGGCACGCGGGAGCTGGCGCTGGTGGCCGCGCAGGACGAGTTCGTGCGGCCGAGCCGGGCCTTCGCGCCCGAGCCGGTCTGA
- a CDS encoding MBOAT family O-acyltransferase, with the protein MLFNALPFLLGFLPAAVALHVLVERYRPEWRLGTLVGLSFVFYGLWDVRFAPLLAASVLFNWLAAQLFARTGWRAVVGIAIAADLLLLGVYKYLDFALSLALGAAAPGIGLALPLGISFFTFHHIMYLSDLRAGVAPRFGLARYAAYIAFFPQVLAGPLVRWREMMHQLDERPYRRPDAAARFGRGLALLTIGLAKKVLLGDGIAGAIAPVFAKVTAGAQATGAEAWHAVLGFAFQIYFDFSGYTDMALGIALLFGIVLPENFRAPYRAASLQDFWRRWHITLSRFLRDYLYIPLGGNRHGLSVEVGALFATMTLGGLWHGANLTFLAWGAGHGLGLTAGLFWRRRGWRMPAALGWALTFAFVTLLWVPFRMPTFASALSLYGSLAGLAPWGGGFRTLTLAIAAGAAMLGPVAWDAVWRMRPARLGAAALAALAALLLFKLGDGENYEFVYFQF; encoded by the coding sequence ATGCTGTTCAACGCGCTGCCGTTCCTGCTCGGCTTCCTCCCCGCCGCCGTGGCGCTCCACGTCCTCGTCGAGCGCTACAGGCCCGAGTGGCGCCTCGGCACGCTCGTCGGCCTGTCGTTCGTGTTCTACGGCCTGTGGGACGTCCGCTTCGCGCCGCTGCTGGCGGCCTCCGTGCTGTTCAACTGGCTCGCAGCCCAGCTCTTCGCGCGGACCGGATGGCGCGCCGTGGTCGGGATCGCGATCGCGGCCGACCTCCTGCTGCTCGGGGTCTACAAATACCTCGACTTCGCCCTGAGCCTCGCCCTCGGGGCCGCCGCGCCGGGGATCGGCCTCGCGCTGCCGCTCGGCATCTCCTTCTTCACCTTCCACCACATCATGTACCTGAGCGACCTGCGGGCGGGCGTCGCGCCGCGCTTCGGCCTCGCGCGCTACGCCGCCTACATCGCGTTCTTCCCGCAGGTGCTGGCGGGGCCGCTGGTGCGCTGGCGCGAGATGATGCACCAGCTCGACGAGCGGCCCTACCGCCGGCCGGACGCCGCGGCCCGCTTCGGCCGGGGCCTCGCGCTCCTGACGATCGGCCTCGCCAAGAAGGTGCTGCTCGGCGACGGCATCGCGGGCGCCATCGCGCCCGTCTTCGCCAAGGTGACGGCCGGCGCGCAGGCCACCGGGGCCGAGGCCTGGCACGCGGTGCTCGGCTTCGCCTTCCAGATCTACTTCGACTTCTCGGGCTACACCGACATGGCGCTGGGCATCGCCCTGCTGTTCGGCATCGTGCTGCCGGAGAACTTCCGGGCGCCCTACCGGGCGGCGTCGCTGCAGGACTTCTGGCGGCGCTGGCACATCACGCTGTCGCGCTTCCTGCGCGACTACCTGTACATCCCGCTCGGCGGCAACCGCCACGGCCTCTCCGTCGAGGTCGGCGCGCTGTTCGCCACCATGACGCTCGGCGGCCTGTGGCACGGCGCCAACCTCACCTTCCTGGCCTGGGGCGCGGGCCACGGCCTCGGGCTCACGGCGGGCCTGTTCTGGCGCCGTCGGGGCTGGCGCATGCCGGCCGCGCTCGGCTGGGCGCTCACCTTCGCCTTCGTCACGCTGCTCTGGGTGCCGTTCCGCATGCCCACCTTCGCGAGCGCGCTGTCGCTCTACGGCAGCCTCGCGGGGCTCGCCCCGTGGGGCGGCGGCTTCCGGACCCTGACGCTCGCGATCGCGGCCGGGGCCGCGATGCTCGGCCCCGTGGCCTGGGACGCGGTCTGGCGCATGCGGCCCGCGCGGCTCGGGGCCGCCGCGCTGGCGGCGCTGGCGGCGCTGCTCCTGTTCAAGCTCGGCGACGGCGAGAACTATGAATTCGTCTACTTCCAGTTCTGA
- the ilvC gene encoding ketol-acid reductoisomerase, protein MRACGLPRVPPPHRRAAQSSGQGHQGTMRVYYDRDADLNLIKGKKVAVVGYGSQGHAHVLNMRDSGVKDVVVALREGSASAKKAEGEGLKVMTPAEAAKWADVVMMLTPDELQAEIYAADLAPNMKQGAALLFAHGLNVHFNLIHPRADLDVLMIAPKGPGHTVRSEYQRGGGVPCLIAIAQDASGNAHDLGLSYASAIGGGRAGIIETTFKEECETDLFGEQAVLCGGLVELIRAGFETLVEAGYAPEMAYFECLHEVKLIVDLIYEGGIANMNYSISNTAEYGEYVTGPRIVTPETKAEMKRVLHDIQSGKFTRDWMLENKVAQTSFKATRAKNNAHQIEQVGEKLRGMMPWIAKNKMVDKARN, encoded by the coding sequence ATGCGCGCATGCGGGTTGCCGCGCGTCCCCCCGCCGCATAGAAGGGCGGCTCAGTCAAGCGGACAGGGACACCAGGGGACCATGCGCGTCTATTACGATCGGGATGCCGATCTGAACCTCATCAAGGGCAAGAAGGTCGCGGTGGTGGGCTACGGCTCCCAGGGTCACGCGCACGTGCTCAACATGCGCGACTCGGGCGTCAAGGACGTCGTGGTGGCGCTGCGCGAGGGCTCGGCCTCCGCCAAGAAGGCCGAGGGGGAGGGCCTGAAGGTCATGACCCCGGCCGAGGCCGCCAAGTGGGCCGACGTCGTCATGATGCTGACGCCGGACGAGCTGCAGGCCGAGATCTATGCCGCCGACCTCGCCCCCAACATGAAGCAGGGCGCCGCGCTGCTGTTCGCCCACGGCCTCAACGTCCACTTCAACCTGATCCACCCGCGCGCCGACCTCGACGTGCTGATGATCGCCCCGAAGGGCCCCGGCCACACGGTGCGCTCCGAGTATCAGCGCGGCGGCGGCGTCCCCTGCCTCATCGCCATCGCGCAGGACGCCTCCGGCAACGCCCACGACCTCGGCCTCTCCTACGCCTCGGCGATCGGCGGCGGGCGCGCCGGCATCATCGAGACCACCTTCAAGGAGGAATGCGAGACCGACCTGTTCGGCGAGCAGGCCGTGCTGTGCGGCGGCCTCGTCGAGCTGATCCGCGCCGGCTTCGAGACGCTGGTCGAGGCCGGCTACGCCCCCGAGATGGCCTATTTCGAGTGCCTCCACGAGGTGAAGCTGATCGTCGACCTCATCTACGAGGGCGGCATCGCCAACATGAACTACTCGATCTCCAACACGGCCGAATACGGCGAATACGTCACCGGCCCGCGCATCGTCACGCCCGAAACCAAGGCCGAGATGAAGCGCGTGCTCCACGACATCCAGTCGGGCAAGTTCACCCGCGACTGGATGCTGGAGAACAAGGTCGCCCAGACCTCGTTCAAGGCCACCCGCGCCAAGAACAACGCCCACCAGATCGAGCAGGTCGGCGAGAAGCTGCGCGGCATGATGCCCTGGATCGCCAAGAACAAGATGGTCGACAAGGCCCGGAACTAG
- a CDS encoding type II toxin-antitoxin system RelE/ParE family toxin has product MARIDIGPSAKADLARIVADMRGRGRDRAADELEAELGVVLHRLAAFPETGSPRPGLGLGVRSAAVRPYVVLHEYDRTTDTVSVLRVLHGRRRLSLDAP; this is encoded by the coding sequence ATGGCCCGGATCGACATCGGTCCATCTGCGAAGGCGGATCTCGCCCGGATCGTGGCGGACATGCGCGGTCGAGGCAGAGACCGCGCTGCTGACGAGCTGGAAGCGGAACTCGGCGTCGTCCTACATCGCCTCGCCGCCTTCCCCGAGACCGGTTCGCCCCGGCCGGGTTTGGGCCTCGGAGTCCGCAGCGCGGCCGTCAGACCCTACGTCGTCCTTCACGAGTATGACCGCACGACAGACACGGTCTCGGTCCTCCGCGTGCTCCACGGCCGGCGCCGCCTCTCCCTCGACGCGCCCTGA
- a CDS encoding ribbon-helix-helix domain-containing protein yields the protein MTVTLSPDQLAWIEARVAKGDYPDVDEAVRDLLATGIAEHEEAETDDMAWAKPLVDEALAERERGEFTVIHDIDAFLRGIFRPERG from the coding sequence ATGACGGTCACCCTGTCCCCCGACCAGCTCGCCTGGATCGAGGCCCGCGTCGCCAAGGGCGATTACCCCGACGTGGACGAGGCCGTCCGCGATCTCCTCGCGACCGGCATCGCGGAACACGAGGAAGCGGAGACCGACGACATGGCCTGGGCCAAGCCGCTGGTCGACGAGGCTTTGGCAGAACGCGAACGTGGTGAGTTCACCGTCATCCATGACATCGACGCCTTCCTGAGAGGCATCTTCCGTCCCGAGCGCGGGTGA
- a CDS encoding PIN domain-containing protein, whose product MVDASAIVSILARRPGSDALLARLDAYGGPFLATPVALLDAAAGLARAKAGGRTVTPTLLGRAREAVAELAAALALREVPVSADLGRRAADLLAAEGGEPGRALSAAAARAYRVELLAAG is encoded by the coding sequence ATGGTCGACGCCTCCGCGATCGTGTCGATCCTGGCGCGCCGGCCGGGGTCGGATGCGCTGCTGGCGCGGCTCGACGCGTACGGCGGCCCGTTCCTGGCGACGCCGGTAGCGCTGCTCGACGCGGCCGCGGGGCTCGCCCGCGCCAAGGCCGGCGGCCGGACGGTCACCCCCACCCTGCTCGGGCGCGCCCGCGAGGCGGTGGCGGAACTCGCGGCGGCGCTGGCCTTGCGCGAGGTGCCGGTGTCGGCCGACCTCGGGCGCCGCGCCGCCGACCTGCTCGCGGCGGAGGGTGGCGAGCCCGGCCGGGCGCTCAGCGCCGCCGCGGCGCGGGCCTACCGGGTTGAGCTGCTCGCCGCGGGGTGA
- a CDS encoding type II toxin-antitoxin system VapB family antitoxin, with protein sequence MPLYIRDDAVAELARAVQAASGARTVTDAVRAALERERDRLRNSLPPSARLGKALALADAIAPQGAP encoded by the coding sequence GTGCCGCTCTACATCCGCGACGACGCCGTGGCCGAGCTCGCCCGCGCCGTGCAGGCCGCGTCCGGCGCCCGCACGGTGACGGACGCGGTGCGGGCCGCCCTGGAGCGCGAGCGGGACCGGCTGAGGAACAGCCTGCCACCCAGCGCCCGGCTCGGCAAGGCCCTGGCGCTGGCCGACGCGATCGCGCCCCAGGGCGCCCCATGA
- a CDS encoding AI-2E family transporter yields MTIPVAPPGSADLDWQRRRALAAERTARILAWAFGTLVAVAVCWALSDIVLVVFAAALLGCLLRGGAESLSKRVGGPVGLWLAVIVLLLLGFLGFEIFVRGPIIAGQLRDIWGELRGQVTDLWGRYGQAEWVQPILGRVKDYFQDGTHQIAGMAAGVGTSTLGGLGTLLVMVVTAIFFAIDPELYVSGIAKLMPKDWRPHTRDTMGAMAHVLRWWFIGQFLDMVAVGVLTGIGLYFIGVKLAFTLALIAAIFNFVPYIGALAGAVPAVLIALGQGPQTAIYTAVLFLVVQTLEGNLIAPLIQKRTVELAPVLTILSQTVLGSLFGPLGLVLATPVTAAGVELVKKVWVEEVLDDEA; encoded by the coding sequence ATGACCATCCCCGTCGCGCCGCCCGGCTCCGCCGACCTCGATTGGCAGCGCCGCCGGGCGCTCGCGGCCGAGCGCACCGCGCGCATCCTCGCCTGGGCCTTCGGCACGCTGGTCGCCGTGGCGGTGTGCTGGGCCCTGTCCGACATCGTGCTCGTGGTCTTCGCCGCGGCCCTGCTCGGCTGCCTCCTGCGCGGCGGCGCGGAATCCCTGTCGAAGCGCGTCGGCGGGCCCGTGGGCCTGTGGCTCGCCGTCATCGTGCTGCTGCTGCTCGGCTTCCTGGGATTCGAGATCTTCGTGCGCGGGCCGATCATCGCGGGCCAGCTCCGCGACATCTGGGGCGAGCTGCGCGGCCAGGTGACGGACCTGTGGGGGCGCTACGGCCAGGCCGAATGGGTGCAGCCGATCCTCGGCCGCGTGAAGGACTATTTCCAGGACGGCACGCACCAGATCGCCGGCATGGCGGCCGGCGTCGGCACCTCGACGCTCGGAGGCCTCGGCACGCTGCTGGTGATGGTGGTGACGGCAATCTTCTTCGCCATCGACCCCGAGCTCTACGTGTCCGGCATCGCCAAGCTGATGCCCAAGGACTGGCGCCCGCACACCCGCGACACGATGGGCGCCATGGCCCACGTGCTGCGCTGGTGGTTCATCGGCCAGTTCCTCGACATGGTGGCCGTGGGCGTGCTGACCGGCATCGGCCTCTATTTCATCGGCGTGAAGCTCGCCTTTACGCTGGCGCTGATCGCCGCGATCTTCAACTTCGTGCCCTACATCGGCGCGCTGGCCGGCGCCGTGCCGGCGGTGCTGATCGCGCTCGGCCAGGGGCCGCAGACCGCGATCTATACGGCGGTGCTGTTCCTGGTCGTGCAGACGCTGGAAGGCAACCTCATCGCGCCGCTGATCCAGAAGCGCACGGTGGAGCTGGCGCCCGTGCTCACCATCCTGTCGCAGACCGTGCTGGGCTCGCTGTTCGGCCCGCTCGGCCTCGTGCTGGCGACGCCGGTGACGGCGGCCGGCGTCGAGCTCGTGAAGAAGGTGTGGGTCGAGGAGGTGCTCGACGACGAGGCCTGA